ACACCAGATATAGACAGGGAGCAAGAGAGCTAAGAGGCAACAATTCAAAGTATCTTTAAACGAAATTAATAGTATAGTAAAACTCTATTGCAGCAGTCAATGTTGGAGGGCCGAAGGGGAAGGACAGAAACTGACAGATTAGGCACACCGCTTGCCCCATTATATACGAGGGTAACTTTTTATCTGACCACTCAAGAACATGTCCAGAAAGAACTCACCTGCTTTGGCCAGGAAGAAAATAACGAGTTGTGCAGCTCCATACGTTTGGTAGCTAAGCCCTTTAAACCCTCTTTCAACTTCACTTCGTGAGGCTTCTTTTCTTCCAATGAACTCACTAGCCTGTCTAGAAATCTGAATTAAGGTTGAAGAAAGTTCAAGTATTCCACTTCATGACaagaaacaaatacaaaaatgaATAGTAATGTAAATCATTTAGTTAAAGGATAGAACTAGGTTTACTTAAATATACATGAGCACGCTATACAGCTTGAATAGAGTCAATAGACACAAATTTAACATAACCTATTCATTGAACTGCAGTTCTATCAGCCCTGCACAGTCCATTCACCAATTAAAGTCTCAAAATACTCGGGGAGAAGCATAGTACCTCTTTATTCTTGAGGTCACGAATATATTCCAAAGCTTCTCTGATTTTGCCAGAGATGCAGAAAGACTTCAGGACACACCCATAAACCACGTGTTCAGGAATCTGTGAGACTCTCATCATGTCATCTAAAACCGAGCCCACAGCAGCAGTATCTCCATAGCTAGCTATGCCGTTCAATAACAGCTTATACATATTGATATCAAGTCCAATGTCCTTCTGTACCATTTCCTTGTCAAATTCCATTGCCACATCGGCTTTTCCAGCAGCACAAAGTGCACATATCATCATTCTGAAACGTGTTTTACAGCAACCTCCGGTTTTCCTTATTCAAAAGCCTGTTTTAGCTTCTAAGCACTGTTTCATGATGGCAATGATCAACCCAAACATTAAACATGAAATATGCTATTTGTGGGAAATCAAGAAAACTCTGATGTCCTCCTATTGCTCAGAGAAGTCAGTAGCAGCCGCTTCTCCACTTTCAGAGCCAGCGACCTTCTCCTATCCCCAACCATGACTAAGAGAACGAAGAAGGCTGGAATCGTTGGGAAATATGGTACCCGTTATGGTGCCAGTCTGCGTAAGCAGATTAAGAAGATGGAAGTCAGTCAGCACAGCAAGTATTTCTGTGAATTCTGCGGCAAGTACGCTGTGAAGAGGAAGGCTGTTGGCATTTGGGGATGCAAGGACTGTGGCAAAGTGAAGGCTGGTGGTGCCTATACTTTGAACACTGCTGCAGCCGTTACAGTTAGAAGCACCATCAGGAGGCTGAGGGAGCAAACTGAGAGTTAAGCTGCTGTTGGTGTACTCTTCTGTGTGTCGGGCAATTTCAGCTTTTTGTAGGCTTTCAAACAGTTTTGAGAAATTCTTCTCATATTACttgctattttattttcaagaaCTATGGATGTCATTGTTGACTTGTGGTAGCATCTTTAATCagagattattattatttcgcTGTCGTGGAAGTTATTCGGTTGCTAGTGCAATGGAATTA
Above is a genomic segment from Rosa chinensis cultivar Old Blush chromosome 3, RchiOBHm-V2, whole genome shotgun sequence containing:
- the LOC112193512 gene encoding 60S ribosomal protein L37a, producing MTKRTKKAGIVGKYGTRYGASLRKQIKKMEVSQHSKYFCEFCGKYAVKRKAVGIWGCKDCGKVKAGGAYTLNTAAAVTVRSTIRRLREQTES